A stretch of Gemmobacter fulvus DNA encodes these proteins:
- a CDS encoding prepilin peptidase produces MIALPSALWFLPVCVPIAVWIAWSDMKFMKIPNKAVVAMTLAYAVVGLLAFPLQAWLWGWAVLGIVLLAGFVANATGLVGAGDAKFAAAMAPVFSTGDLRLILALFCACLLGAFVTHRLAKHIPPLRRATADWESWTRKDFPMGLALAGTLIFYLLAPILAAIPAN; encoded by the coding sequence ATGATCGCCCTGCCCTCTGCGCTGTGGTTCCTGCCCGTCTGCGTGCCCATCGCGGTCTGGATCGCCTGGTCCGACATGAAGTTCATGAAGATCCCCAACAAGGCGGTGGTGGCCATGACGCTGGCCTATGCGGTGGTCGGGCTGCTGGCCTTTCCGCTGCAAGCCTGGCTCTGGGGCTGGGCGGTGCTGGGCATCGTGCTGCTGGCCGGGTTTGTGGCCAATGCCACCGGCCTTGTCGGCGCGGGCGATGCGAAATTTGCCGCCGCCATGGCACCGGTGTTTTCGACCGGCGATCTGCGGCTGATCCTTGCGCTGTTCTGCGCCTGCCTGCTGGGGGCCTTTGTCACCCACCGACTGGCCAAACACATCCCCCCGCTGCGCCGGGCGACCGCCGATTGGGAAAGCTGGACCCGCAAGGATTTTCCGATGGGTCTGGCTTTGGCGGGCACGCTGATTTTTTATCTGCTTGCCCCAATTCTGGCCGCAATTCCGGCCAATTGA
- a CDS encoding ATPase yields MNMQVAPTVIAPPGPRTLADTGLSLVMMRDILLKTIFRMNLDLVSDLARILCLPVPATQELVDLARGQRLLEATGTLHATSGNEMGYQLTDGGKARALDALAQSEYYGAMPVPLDSYREQVKRQSVRNMKLTRDQLLKGMGHLILPEDLIGNLGPAVTSGRSILMYGPPGNGKSSISNGIRDALGDKIYIPRALEYSGQVITVYDPIVHTAAEEAVDDPNSLRRTSNRYDQRYVYCQRPSVITGGELSLDMLDLTYNPVARTYQAPLQLKSNGGIFIVDDLGRQAEPPQKLVNRWIVPLEESKDILALQSGEKFTVPFDTLVIFSTNFHPNEIFDGAALRRIFFKIKIDGPNQENFLKIFAMIARNKKMPLDERAMIHLLKVKYPTINNNFANYQPVFLIDQMIAICEFEGQPNHMTPELIDRAWANMFVRDEKIAK; encoded by the coding sequence ATGAACATGCAGGTCGCCCCGACTGTGATCGCCCCGCCCGGCCCGCGCACGCTGGCCGATACCGGATTGTCGCTGGTGATGATGCGCGACATCCTGTTGAAGACGATTTTCCGCATGAATCTCGATCTGGTGTCGGATCTGGCGCGCATCCTGTGCCTTCCGGTGCCTGCCACGCAGGAGCTGGTGGATCTGGCGCGCGGCCAGCGCCTGCTGGAGGCGACAGGCACGCTGCATGCCACCTCGGGCAATGAAATGGGCTATCAGCTGACCGATGGCGGCAAGGCCCGCGCGCTGGATGCGCTGGCGCAATCGGAATATTATGGCGCGATGCCGGTGCCGCTGGACAGCTATCGCGAACAGGTCAAGCGCCAGTCGGTGCGCAACATGAAACTGACGCGCGACCAGTTGCTGAAAGGCATGGGCCACCTGATCCTGCCGGAAGACCTGATCGGCAATCTGGGGCCTGCCGTCACCTCGGGGCGGTCGATCCTGATGTATGGCCCACCGGGCAACGGCAAATCCTCGATCTCCAACGGCATCCGCGATGCGCTTGGCGACAAGATCTATATCCCGCGCGCGCTGGAATATTCGGGGCAGGTCATCACCGTCTATGACCCCATCGTGCATACTGCGGCGGAAGAGGCGGTGGACGATCCCAACAGCCTGCGCCGCACCTCGAACCGCTATGATCAGCGCTATGTCTATTGCCAGCGCCCGTCGGTGATCACCGGCGGCGAATTGAGCCTTGATATGCTCGATCTGACCTACAACCCGGTGGCGCGCACCTATCAGGCACCGTTGCAGCTGAAATCCAATGGCGGCATCTTCATCGTCGACGACCTTGGCCGTCAGGCAGAGCCGCCGCAAAAGCTGGTCAACCGCTGGATCGTGCCGCTGGAAGAAAGCAAGGACATCCTTGCGCTGCAATCGGGCGAAAAGTTCACCGTGCCGTTTGACACGCTGGTGATCTTTTCCACCAACTTCCACCCGAACGAGATTTTCGACGGCGCGGCCCTGCGCCGGATCTTCTTCAAGATCAAGATCGACGGCCCGAACCAGGAGAATTTCCTGAAGATCTTCGCCATGATCGCGCGCAACAAAAAGATGCCGCTCGATGAACGGGCGATGATCCATCTGTTGAAGGTCAAATACCCGACCATCAACAACAATTTCGCCAATTACCAGCCGGTGTTCCTGATTGATCAGATGATCGCCATCTGTGAATTCGAGGGCCAGCCCAATCACATGACCCCCGAATTGATCGACAGGGCCTGGGCGAACATGTTCGTGCGCGATGAAAAGATTGCGAAATGA
- a CDS encoding 5-formyltetrahydrofolate cyclo-ligase, with amino-acid sequence MTIAQIKAEARSAGFAARKAAFDKGKGQAAELLADWLAPHAGRALSGYMAMRTEIDPLAAMAAHQGPVCVPVIMGKGQPLKFREWTPGCAMVEGAFGAFIPAEGAWIEPEVLIVPLVGWDRRGYRLGYGGGFYDRTLELLRSKRPTLAVGFAFAAQEVPDVPIEPTDQRLDAIVTEAGVIHFG; translated from the coding sequence ATGACCATCGCACAGATCAAGGCCGAGGCCCGCAGCGCGGGCTTTGCGGCCCGCAAGGCGGCCTTTGACAAAGGGAAGGGACAGGCGGCCGAGTTGCTGGCCGACTGGCTGGCCCCCCATGCCGGGCGAGCGCTGTCGGGCTATATGGCGATGCGCACCGAGATCGACCCGCTGGCCGCGATGGCCGCCCATCAGGGGCCGGTCTGTGTGCCTGTGATCATGGGCAAGGGGCAGCCGCTGAAGTTCCGCGAATGGACGCCGGGCTGCGCGATGGTGGAAGGGGCCTTTGGCGCCTTCATCCCCGCCGAAGGGGCCTGGATCGAACCAGAGGTGCTGATCGTGCCGCTGGTCGGCTGGGACCGGCGCGGCTATCGGCTGGGCTATGGCGGCGGGTTTTACGACCGCACGCTGGAACTGCTGCGCAGCAAACGCCCGACGCTGGCGGTGGGCTTTGCCTTTGCCGCGCAGGAAGTGCCCGACGTGCCGATCGAGCCGACCGATCAGCGGCTGGATGCCATCGTCACCGAAGCGGGCGTGATCCACTTCGGCTGA
- the mgtE gene encoding magnesium transporter — protein MAENEAFPENGDEEALDPRRVAAILDAVEAEDAARLRVLLEPLHAADIADLLEQISPSERRTFVRLYSDEIDGDILSEIDDSIREEVIEALPRDVLAEAVRELETDDVVDILEDLEGPQQAMILSALEAADRVAVEQAMAYPEYSAGRLMQREVVVAPDHWTVGETIDHLRGAEWLPDQFYHVILVDPRMKPKGYVTLGRLLSSRRDVGLRTIMEDSFRTVQATEEEADVAYIFNQYHLISCPVVDENDRLVGVITIDDAMNVLDEEHEEDMLRLAGVGDESSISDGVIDTVKSRFPWLFVNLITANLAALVISRFEGTISALVALAALMPIVASMGGNAGTQSLTVAVRALATRDLTGSNALRVVRREAGVGLINGIAFALIMGLSGWLIFGAPLLGAVLGVALIVNLFVAALAGTLVPLLLNRVGFDPALSSGTFVTTLTDVIGFFAFLGLATLVLL, from the coding sequence ATGGCGGAAAACGAGGCATTCCCGGAGAATGGCGACGAAGAGGCGCTGGATCCGCGCCGTGTTGCGGCGATTCTCGACGCGGTGGAGGCCGAGGATGCCGCACGGCTGCGTGTGCTGCTGGAACCGCTGCACGCCGCCGATATCGCCGACCTTCTGGAACAGATCAGCCCGTCGGAACGCCGCACCTTCGTGCGGCTCTATTCCGACGAGATTGACGGCGACATCCTGTCGGAAATCGACGATTCGATCCGCGAAGAGGTGATCGAGGCGCTGCCGCGCGATGTGCTGGCCGAGGCGGTGCGCGAGCTGGAAACCGATGATGTCGTCGACATCCTCGAAGACCTCGAAGGCCCGCAGCAGGCCATGATCCTGAGCGCGCTGGAGGCCGCCGACCGGGTTGCTGTGGAACAGGCGATGGCCTACCCGGAATATTCCGCAGGCCGCCTGATGCAGCGCGAGGTGGTGGTGGCCCCCGATCACTGGACGGTGGGCGAAACCATCGACCATCTGCGCGGGGCGGAATGGCTGCCTGACCAGTTCTATCACGTGATCCTTGTCGATCCGCGCATGAAGCCCAAGGGCTATGTCACGCTGGGGCGGCTGTTGTCGTCGCGGCGCGATGTCGGGCTGCGCACGATCATGGAAGACAGTTTCCGCACGGTTCAGGCCACCGAGGAAGAGGCCGATGTGGCCTATATCTTCAACCAGTATCACCTGATCTCTTGTCCGGTGGTGGATGAAAACGACCGGCTGGTCGGGGTCATCACTATCGACGACGCGATGAACGTGCTGGATGAAGAGCATGAGGAAGACATGCTGCGTCTGGCCGGTGTCGGCGATGAAAGCTCGATCTCCGATGGCGTGATCGACACGGTGAAAAGCCGCTTTCCGTGGCTGTTCGTCAACCTCATCACCGCCAACCTTGCGGCCCTGGTGATCTCGCGCTTCGAGGGCACGATTTCGGCGCTGGTGGCGCTTGCGGCGCTGATGCCGATTGTGGCCTCGATGGGCGGCAATGCGGGCACGCAATCGCTGACGGTGGCGGTGCGTGCGCTTGCGACCCGCGATCTGACCGGATCGAACGCGCTCAGGGTGGTGCGGCGCGAGGCGGGCGTGGGGCTGATCAACGGTATCGCCTTTGCGCTGATCATGGGCCTGTCGGGCTGGCTGATCTTTGGCGCGCCGCTGCTCGGGGCGGTTCTGGGCGTGGCGCTGATCGTCAATCTGTTCGTCGCGGCGCTTGCGGGCACTTTGGTGCCGCTTTTGCTCAACCGGGTCGGCTTTGATCCCGCATTATCCTCGGGCACGTTCGTGACCACGCTGACGGATGTGATCGGATTCTTTGCCTTTCTCGGGCTGGCAACATTGGTGCTGTTATGA
- the guaD gene encoding guanine deaminase, which produces MADLLLGQVLSFTGDPFLDGPEAARLDGAVLLEAGRIRAVGQADDLRRMAPQARVTDYGRAIISAGFVDAHVHYPQTAIIASWGKRLIDWLNSYTFPEEMRFADPAYAEEVAARYLDLTLAHGTTSVCSYATIHPESVDALMAAAQARGQRIWTGKTCMDRNAPEGLRDTPQSAHDDSAALLARWHGVDRLSYVITPRFSPTSTPDQLAALGALWAANPSCLMQTHLSEQLDEIEWVRGLYPSARDYLDTYEAFGLLGKGGLYGHAIHLEPREKDRLREVDASLIHCPTSNTFIGSGLFDMGGLKAAGHRIGLATDTGGGSSFSMLRTMAAAYEVGQLRGRPLHPSELWWLATQGSARALHADHQIGNIAAGMEADLVVIDTASTPAITQATARADTLWQALFPTIMMGDDRAIRAVWIAGKLHQR; this is translated from the coding sequence ATGGCCGATCTACTTCTGGGGCAGGTTCTGTCCTTTACCGGCGATCCCTTCCTCGATGGGCCCGAGGCCGCGCGTCTGGACGGCGCGGTGCTGCTGGAGGCAGGTCGGATCCGCGCCGTGGGTCAGGCCGACGATCTGCGGCGCATGGCCCCGCAGGCGCGGGTGACGGATTATGGCCGCGCCATCATCTCTGCCGGTTTCGTCGATGCGCATGTGCATTATCCGCAGACCGCGATCATCGCGAGCTGGGGCAAACGCCTGATCGACTGGCTGAACAGCTATACCTTCCCCGAAGAGATGCGCTTTGCCGATCCGGCCTATGCCGAAGAGGTGGCGGCCCGCTATCTGGACCTGACGTTGGCGCATGGCACCACTTCGGTCTGTTCCTATGCCACGATTCACCCGGAATCGGTCGATGCGCTGATGGCGGCGGCGCAGGCGCGCGGCCAGCGGATCTGGACCGGCAAGACCTGCATGGACCGCAACGCCCCCGAAGGCCTGCGCGACACGCCGCAATCGGCGCATGACGACAGCGCCGCCCTGCTGGCCAGATGGCATGGGGTGGACCGGCTGTCCTATGTGATCACGCCGCGCTTTTCGCCCACCTCGACCCCGGACCAGCTTGCGGCCCTGGGGGCGCTCTGGGCCGCGAACCCGTCCTGCCTGATGCAGACGCATCTGAGCGAGCAGCTTGATGAAATCGAGTGGGTGCGCGGCCTTTACCCCAGCGCCCGCGACTATCTGGATACCTACGAAGCCTTTGGCCTGCTGGGCAAGGGCGGGCTGTATGGCCATGCCATCCATCTGGAACCGCGCGAGAAGGACCGGCTGCGCGAGGTGGATGCCAGCCTGATCCATTGCCCGACCTCCAACACCTTCATCGGGTCCGGCCTGTTCGACATGGGCGGGCTGAAGGCGGCAGGCCATCGCATCGGCCTTGCCACCGATACCGGCGGCGGGTCGTCCTTTTCGATGCTGCGCACCATGGCCGCCGCCTATGAAGTGGGCCAGTTGCGCGGACGCCCGCTGCACCCGTCGGAACTGTGGTGGCTGGCAACGCAAGGCTCGGCCCGCGCACTACATGCCGATCATCAGATCGGCAATATCGCAGCGGGCATGGAGGCGGATCTTGTGGTGATCGACACCGCCTCCACCCCGGCCATCACGCAGGCCACCGCGCGCGCAGACACGCTCTGGCAGGCGCTGTTCCCCACCATCATGATGGGCGATGACCGCGCCATCCGCGCCGTCTGGATCGCGGGCAAACTGCACCAGCGCTAG
- a CDS encoding isochorismatase family protein yields MTATLLIIDLQQEFTRRTLAGRPRSTPGAETRAAAVLAAFRAAGRPVLHIHHDDPDPASGFRLDKPTGAVMPEVAPLAGERVIVKRTSSAFAGTGLHELLQADGCRELVVVGAALDFCVNSTIRSACDLGYAVQLVTDATFNFGSTGPDGTKIAPETVRDVTLATLAQGFARLVQTADVI; encoded by the coding sequence ATGACCGCGACGCTTCTGATCATTGATCTGCAACAGGAATTCACCCGGCGCACGCTTGCGGGCCGTCCGCGCAGCACACCGGGGGCCGAGACACGGGCGGCGGCGGTGCTGGCGGCCTTCCGCGCGGCGGGGCGACCGGTGCTGCATATCCACCATGACGACCCGGATCCGGCCTCGGGTTTTCGCCTCGACAAGCCGACCGGGGCGGTGATGCCCGAGGTGGCACCGCTGGCCGGAGAGCGGGTGATCGTGAAGCGCACCTCTTCGGCCTTTGCCGGGACTGGGCTGCATGAACTGTTGCAGGCCGATGGCTGCCGCGAGCTGGTGGTGGTCGGGGCGGCGCTGGATTTTTGCGTGAACTCCACCATCCGCAGCGCTTGTGATCTGGGCTATGCGGTGCAGCTGGTCACCGATGCCACTTTCAACTTTGGCAGCACCGGGCCGGATGGCACCAAAATCGCGCCGGAGACGGTGCGCGACGTGACGCTGGCCACGCTGGCGCAGGGCTTTGCCCGGCTGGTGCAAACTGCGGATGTGATCTGA
- the argF gene encoding ornithine carbamoyltransferase, with translation MKHFLDIHTTSASDLRVMINSAHAMKAARNGRPKGTPDDEQPLAGRMVALIFEKPSTRTRVSFDVGVRQLGGQTMVLSGKEMQLGHGETIADTARVLSRYVDLIMIRTFEEATLQEMAEHATVPVINGLTNRTHPCQIMADVMTYEEHRGPIAGKKVVWAGDGNNVCASFLHAAGQFGFDFTFTGPQTLDPEAEWVGFARSKGVSVQIERDPARAVEGADLVVTDTWVSMHDPESAKERRHNQLRGYQVNEALMAKAKPDALFMHCLPAHRNDEATSAVMDGPHSVIFDEAENRLHAQKAVMRWCLGC, from the coding sequence ATGAAACATTTCCTTGATATCCATACCACCTCTGCCAGCGATCTGCGGGTGATGATCAATTCCGCCCATGCGATGAAAGCGGCGCGCAATGGCCGCCCCAAGGGCACGCCCGATGACGAGCAGCCGCTGGCGGGGCGCATGGTCGCGCTGATCTTTGAAAAACCGTCGACCCGCACCCGGGTCAGCTTTGACGTGGGGGTGCGACAGCTGGGCGGGCAGACCATGGTGCTGTCGGGCAAGGAAATGCAGCTGGGCCATGGCGAGACGATTGCCGATACCGCGCGGGTGCTGTCGCGCTATGTCGATCTCATCATGATCCGCACCTTTGAAGAGGCGACGCTGCAAGAAATGGCGGAACATGCCACGGTGCCGGTGATCAATGGTCTGACCAACCGCACCCACCCCTGCCAGATCATGGCCGATGTGATGACCTATGAGGAACATCGCGGCCCGATCGCGGGCAAGAAGGTGGTCTGGGCCGGAGACGGCAACAATGTCTGCGCCAGCTTTCTGCATGCGGCGGGCCAGTTCGGCTTTGATTTCACCTTCACCGGGCCGCAAACGCTCGACCCCGAGGCGGAATGGGTCGGGTTTGCCCGCTCCAAGGGCGTGTCGGTGCAGATCGAGCGGGATCCGGCGCGGGCGGTGGAAGGCGCGGATCTGGTGGTGACCGATACCTGGGTGTCGATGCACGATCCCGAAAGCGCGAAAGAGCGGCGGCACAACCAGCTGCGCGGCTATCAGGTGAACGAGGCGCTGATGGCCAAGGCCAAACCCGACGCGCTGTTCATGCATTGCCTGCCCGCACATCGCAATGACGAGGCGACCAGCGCGGTGATGGATGGCCCCCATTCAGTGATCTTTGACGAGGCCGAAAACCGGCTGCATGCGCAGAAGGCGGTGATGCGCTGGTGTCTGGGCTGCTGA
- a CDS encoding GNAT family N-acetyltransferase: MANEVYTFARLTRADFPQMRDWLSQPHVRAWWGAPDAELALLEQALDSDQTDLRLVLLGGRAFAFVQDYAVPPGAEASAEGAPYLAAYPPGSRGMDTFLGAPDLLGQGHAARYLRQRAEALLAEGAARLVIDPDPSNERAVRAYRRAGFRDRLLTSTPGGTAVLVMDYDPAAPVAPLLQNHPGPVPDRQNP, encoded by the coding sequence ATGGCCAATGAGGTCTACACCTTTGCGCGCCTGACCCGCGCCGATTTTCCGCAGATGCGGGACTGGCTGAGCCAGCCGCATGTGCGGGCCTGGTGGGGCGCGCCCGACGCCGAACTTGCCCTGCTGGAGCAGGCGCTGGACAGCGATCAGACCGATCTGCGGCTGGTGCTTCTTGGTGGCAGGGCCTTTGCCTTTGTGCAGGATTATGCGGTGCCCCCGGGGGCTGAGGCGTCAGCGGAAGGGGCACCCTATCTGGCCGCCTATCCGCCCGGCAGCCGGGGCATGGATACGTTTCTGGGCGCGCCGGATCTGCTGGGGCAGGGCCATGCCGCGCGGTATCTGCGCCAGCGGGCCGAGGCGCTGCTGGCCGAAGGGGCGGCGCGTCTGGTGATCGACCCCGATCCGTCGAATGAACGGGCCGTGCGGGCTTACCGACGAGCCGGATTTCGGGACCGTCTTCTTACGTCGACCCCCGGAGGCACTGCGGTTCTGGTGATGGATTACGATCCTGCCGCCCCGGTCGCTCCGCTTTTGCAAAACCATCCAGGCCCTGTGCCAGACAGACAGAATCCATGA
- a CDS encoding aspartate aminotransferase family protein, giving the protein MISSVLPTYNRAPMAFTKGEGSWLTAEDGSRYLDLGAGIAVNALGHAHPALVEAISTQAAKLWHVSNLYRIPEQEALADLLVEKTFADTVFFTNSGTEAAELAVKMVRKYWYEKGQPERIEILTFDGAFHGRSTAAIAAAGSEKMVKGFGPLMPGFRQLPFGDHEALAAAISARTAAVMVEPIQGEGGIRSLSDGCLKGLRDLCDEHGVLLVFDEVQCGMGRTGRLFAHEWAGITPDIMMVAKGIGGGFPLGAVLATEAAAAGMVAGTHGSTYGGNPLGCAVGAAVTRIVSDDAFLAEVNRKAGLFRQGLEGLVAAHPQVFEGVRGQGLMLGLKCVAANTEVVKAAYAEHLLTVPAADNALRLLPALNIPDADIAEALKRLDAAAARIESHGQ; this is encoded by the coding sequence ATGATCTCGTCTGTTCTGCCGACCTATAACCGTGCACCGATGGCCTTTACCAAGGGCGAGGGCAGCTGGCTGACCGCCGAGGATGGCAGCCGCTATCTCGATCTGGGCGCGGGCATTGCGGTGAATGCGCTGGGCCATGCCCATCCGGCGCTGGTCGAGGCGATCAGCACGCAGGCGGCGAAGCTGTGGCATGTGTCGAACCTGTACCGGATCCCCGAGCAGGAGGCGCTGGCCGATCTGCTGGTGGAGAAAACCTTTGCCGATACGGTGTTTTTCACCAATTCGGGCACCGAGGCGGCTGAGCTTGCCGTCAAGATGGTGCGCAAATACTGGTACGAGAAAGGCCAGCCGGAGCGGATCGAGATCCTGACCTTTGACGGCGCGTTCCATGGCCGGTCGACGGCTGCGATTGCGGCGGCGGGATCGGAAAAGATGGTCAAGGGCTTCGGGCCGCTGATGCCGGGGTTCCGGCAATTGCCCTTCGGTGACCATGAGGCGCTGGCTGCGGCGATCAGTGCGCGCACGGCGGCGGTGATGGTGGAGCCGATTCAGGGCGAGGGCGGTATCCGCAGCCTGTCGGATGGCTGTCTGAAAGGCTTGCGTGACCTGTGTGATGAACATGGCGTGCTGCTGGTGTTTGACGAGGTGCAATGCGGCATGGGCCGCACGGGCCGGTTGTTTGCGCATGAATGGGCGGGCATCACGCCCGACATCATGATGGTGGCCAAGGGCATTGGCGGTGGCTTCCCGCTGGGCGCGGTGCTGGCGACCGAGGCGGCGGCGGCGGGCATGGTGGCGGGCACGCATGGCTCCACCTATGGCGGCAACCCTTTGGGCTGTGCCGTGGGCGCAGCGGTGACGCGGATCGTGTCGGATGATGCGTTCCTGGCTGAGGTCAACCGCAAGGCGGGGCTGTTCCGGCAGGGGCTGGAGGGGCTGGTGGCCGCACACCCGCAGGTGTTTGAAGGCGTGCGCGGGCAGGGGTTGATGCTGGGCCTGAAATGCGTGGCGGCCAATACCGAGGTGGTGAAGGCGGCCTATGCCGAGCATCTGCTGACGGTTCCGGCGGCGGACAATGCCCTGCGCCTGTTGCCGGCGCTGAACATCCCGGATGCGGATATTGCCGAGGCGCTGAAACGGCTTGATGCCGCCGCCGCGCGGATCGAGAGCCATGGCCAATGA
- a CDS encoding M48 family metallopeptidase, with the protein MEQAAMQRMAQATWLLAALALSGCVQMTAPAPMPIPQPVPQAARGELPVLSPQEAARNFVTVVTRVEPVAEALCRARTNGQADCDLQIVIDKRMELPPNAFQTLDEAGRPVVGFTLALIADARNADELAFVLGHEAAHHIAGHIPRQKQTAAAGAVLGAVLGQVTGADAAMQDQLQNIGASVGARRYSRDFELEADALGAEIAFHAGYDPVLGAGFFARLPDPGDQFLGSHPPNAQRQAQVAAVVARLKQQTGTGW; encoded by the coding sequence ATGGAGCAGGCAGCAATGCAGCGGATGGCACAGGCAACATGGCTTCTGGCGGCTCTCGCCCTGTCGGGCTGCGTGCAGATGACCGCCCCCGCCCCGATGCCGATCCCGCAGCCGGTGCCGCAAGCGGCGCGTGGCGAATTGCCGGTGCTGTCGCCGCAAGAGGCCGCGCGAAATTTCGTGACCGTGGTCACCCGGGTGGAGCCGGTGGCCGAGGCGCTGTGCCGCGCCCGCACCAATGGTCAGGCCGATTGTGACCTGCAGATCGTGATCGACAAACGCATGGAACTGCCGCCCAACGCCTTCCAGACCCTGGATGAGGCAGGCCGCCCGGTGGTCGGCTTCACGCTGGCGCTGATCGCCGATGCCCGCAACGCCGATGAGCTGGCCTTCGTGCTGGGGCATGAGGCGGCGCATCACATCGCGGGCCATATCCCGCGCCAGAAACAGACCGCCGCCGCCGGCGCCGTGCTGGGCGCGGTGCTGGGTCAGGTGACCGGCGCCGATGCGGCGATGCAGGACCAGCTGCAAAATATCGGTGCCTCGGTCGGCGCGCGGCGCTATTCGCGGGATTTCGAGCTGGAGGCCGATGCGCTGGGGGCTGAAATCGCGTTTCACGCCGGTTACGATCCGGTGCTGGGTGCCGGGTTCTTTGCCCGCCTGCCCGATCCGGGCGATCAGTTCCTCGGCAGCCACCCGCCCAATGCGCAGCGCCAGGCCCAGGTTGCCGCCGTGGTCGCCCGCCTGAAACAGCAGACCGGCACCGGCTGGTGA
- a CDS encoding DUF6455 family protein, protein MIGYVDAPKAWWLTHGMARAVGVSLPQAVTEGWLKRSELAAIVNRCQGCDRAERCTAWLAQASRASALPAFCRNKAEIESLAPELPAQDAARCPPLA, encoded by the coding sequence ATGATCGGATATGTGGATGCACCGAAAGCGTGGTGGCTCACCCATGGCATGGCGCGCGCCGTGGGGGTCAGCCTGCCGCAGGCGGTCACCGAGGGCTGGCTGAAACGCAGCGAACTGGCGGCCATCGTCAACCGCTGCCAAGGCTGCGACAGGGCCGAACGCTGCACCGCCTGGCTGGCGCAGGCCAGCCGTGCCAGTGCCCTGCCCGCCTTCTGCCGCAACAAGGCCGAAATCGAATCGCTCGCCCCCGAACTGCCTGCGCAGGACGCGGCGCGCTGCCCCCCATTGGCTTGA
- a CDS encoding YigZ family protein, with translation MRQIEQVVSDRGSKYAVSGGPVSGRAGCDSFVADLKRVKKYAKATHNSWACLLSDGGPVKNDDGESGAGAVILRMLERADLRDTIVVVTRWYGGVHLGGDRFAHVVTCVRAFLEAEAKG, from the coding sequence ATGCGGCAGATCGAACAGGTGGTGAGCGACCGGGGCTCCAAATATGCCGTCTCCGGCGGGCCGGTGTCCGGGCGGGCGGGCTGCGATTCCTTTGTAGCCGATCTGAAACGGGTCAAGAAATACGCCAAAGCCACGCATAACAGTTGGGCCTGCCTGTTGTCAGACGGCGGGCCGGTCAAGAATGACGATGGCGAAAGCGGCGCGGGCGCTGTGATCCTGCGGATGCTGGAACGGGCCGATCTGCGCGATACCATCGTGGTGGTGACGCGCTGGTATGGCGGCGTGCATCTGGGTGGCGACCGCTTCGCCCATGTCGTCACCTGCGTGCGCGCCTTTCTGGAGGCCGAGGCGAAAGGCTGA
- a CDS encoding diacylglycerol kinase, translating into MLAWIGAELRRLGNTARWSWQGWCAAWAGEKSLRQWVIVNVLSALLAVTLDLTPGERALILALGLLILVAELINTAIEETVDYISTTQDPRAGRAKDCGSAAVAVTAIAGGVAWLVILIG; encoded by the coding sequence ATGTTGGCATGGATCGGGGCCGAGCTGCGGCGGCTGGGCAATACGGCGCGGTGGTCCTGGCAGGGCTGGTGCGCCGCCTGGGCGGGCGAAAAATCGCTGCGGCAATGGGTCATCGTCAATGTCCTGTCGGCCCTGCTGGCCGTCACGCTGGATCTGACGCCGGGCGAACGCGCGCTGATCCTGGCGCTCGGGCTGCTGATCCTGGTGGCCGAGCTAATCAATACCGCCATCGAAGAGACGGTGGATTACATCTCGACCACCCAGGATCCGCGGGCGGGCCGTGCCAAGGATTGCGGCAGTGCCGCCGTGGCAGTGACGGCGATTGCCGGTGGCGTGGCCTGGCTGGTGATCCTGATCGGCTGA